In Physeter macrocephalus isolate SW-GA chromosome 2, ASM283717v5, whole genome shotgun sequence, a single window of DNA contains:
- the KCNJ13 gene encoding inward rectifier potassium channel 13 isoform X2 translates to MDGSNCKVTAPPLTQRYRRMVTKDGHSTLQMDGAQRGLAYLRDAWGILMDMRWRWMMLVFSASFVIHWLVFAVLWCLCGEDRPAKKSSFLNSLY, encoded by the exons ATGGATGGCAGTAATTGCAAAGTTACTGCTCCTCCCCTAACTCAGAGATACCGGAGGATGGTCACCAAGGATGGCCACAGCACACTTCAAATGGATGGCGCTCAAAGAGGTCTTGCATATCTTCGAGACGCTTGGGGAATCCTAATGGACATGCGCTGGCGCTGGATGATGTTggttttttctgcttcttttgttATCCACTGGCTTGTCTTTGCAGTGCTCTG GTGCCTTTGTGGCGAAGATCGCCCGGCCAAAAAATCGAGCTTTCTCAATTCGCTTTACTGA
- the KCNJ13 gene encoding inward rectifier potassium channel 13 isoform X1: protein MDGSNCKVTAPPLTQRYRRMVTKDGHSTLQMDGAQRGLAYLRDAWGILMDMRWRWMMLVFSASFVIHWLVFAVLWYVLAEMNGDLDLDHDAPPENHTICVKYITSFTAAFSFSLETQLTIGYGTMFPSGDCPSAVALLAIQMLLGLMLEAFITGAFVAKIARPKNRAFSIRFTDLAVVAHIDGKPNLIFQVANTRPSPLTSVRVSAVLYQERENGELYQTSVDFHLDGISSEECPFFIFPLTYYHSIIPSSPLATLLQHENPPHFELVVFLSAMQEGTGEICQRRTSYLPSEIMLHHCFASLLTRGSKGEYQIKMENFDKTIPELPTPLVSKSPNRTDLDIHINGQSIDNFQISETGLTE, encoded by the exons ATGGATGGCAGTAATTGCAAAGTTACTGCTCCTCCCCTAACTCAGAGATACCGGAGGATGGTCACCAAGGATGGCCACAGCACACTTCAAATGGATGGCGCTCAAAGAGGTCTTGCATATCTTCGAGACGCTTGGGGAATCCTAATGGACATGCGCTGGCGCTGGATGATGTTggttttttctgcttcttttgttATCCACTGGCTTGTCTTTGCAGTGCTCTGGTATGTTCTAGCTGAGATGAATGGTGATCTGGATCTAGATCATGATGCCCCACCTGAAAACCACACTATCTGTGTCAAGTACATCACCAGTTTCACAGCTGCATTCTCCTTCTCCCTGGAGACACAACTCACAATTGGTTATGGTACCATGTTCCCCAGTGGTGACTGTCCAAGTGCAGTTGCCCTACTTGCCATACAAATGCTCCTAGGCCTCATGCTAGAGGCCTTCATCACAG GTGCCTTTGTGGCGAAGATCGCCCGGCCAAAAAATCGAGCTTTCTCAATTCGCTTTACTGACTTAGCAGTAGTAGCTCACATAGATGGTAAACCTAATCTTATTTTCCAAGTGGCCAACACTCGACCTAGCCCTCTAACCAGTGTTCGGGTCTCAGCTGTACTCTATCAGGAAAGAGAAAACGGCGAACTCTACCAGACCAGTGTGGACTTCCACCTTGATGGCATCAGTTCTGAGGAATGTCCATTCTTTATCTTTCCACTAACCTACTATCACTCCATTATACCATCGAGTCCCCTGGCTACTCTGCTCCAGCATGAAAATCCTCCCCACTTTGAATTAGTTGTGTTCCTTTCAGCAATGCAGGAAGGCACTGGAGAAATATGCCAAAGGAGGACATCCTACCTACCCTCCGAGATCATGTTACATCACTGTTTTGCATCTCTGCTGACCCGAGGTTCCAAAGGTGAATATCAAATCAAGATGGAGAATTTTGATAAGACTATTCCTGAACTTCCAACGCCTCTGGTCTCCAAGAGCCCAAACAGGACTGACCTGGACATCCATATCAATGGACAAAGCATTGACAATTTTCAGATCTCTGAAACAGGACTGACAGAGTGA